A single genomic interval of Lewinellaceae bacterium harbors:
- a CDS encoding response regulator transcription factor produces MQTLKTIIADDHAIFLEGLKTVLRRYSQDLQIQVVGEATNGFELIGLLKQKAADLLIFDLNMPEKDGLEVLQFIRHSRISILTLALTMYETPKIVRSAFKAGVDAYVLKDKGIEPLFAGIREILSGNTYVSEGISLSNGLSMAKSAARQSRYLSGDHFIKKHSLTKRELEILQLITQALSNKEIAKTLFISDQTVSVHRKNIMRKLGVSNTAGLVKIAYDNSLI; encoded by the coding sequence ATGCAAACATTAAAGACGATCATCGCCGATGACCACGCCATCTTTCTTGAAGGCCTCAAAACGGTGCTGCGCCGGTATTCCCAGGATTTGCAAATCCAGGTCGTCGGCGAGGCAACCAACGGCTTTGAACTCATCGGCCTGCTGAAACAAAAGGCCGCCGACCTGCTGATCTTCGATCTCAACATGCCCGAAAAAGACGGGCTGGAAGTCCTTCAGTTTATCCGCCATTCCCGAATTAGCATTCTGACGCTGGCCCTTACGATGTACGAAACTCCGAAGATCGTGCGCAGCGCCTTTAAAGCCGGAGTAGACGCTTATGTGTTGAAAGACAAGGGCATAGAACCTCTATTTGCCGGTATCCGGGAAATCCTTTCCGGCAATACCTATGTTTCTGAGGGCATCAGCCTGAGCAATGGGCTGTCCATGGCCAAGAGTGCCGCCCGTCAATCCAGGTACCTCTCCGGCGACCATTTCATAAAGAAACACAGCCTGACCAAGAGAGAACTCGAAATCCTGCAGCTCATCACCCAGGCACTGAGCAATAAGGAGATCGCCAAAACTTTGTTCATCAGCGATCAAACCGTCAGCGTACACCGGAAGAACATCATGCGGAAACTGGGGGTGAGCAATACAGCCGGCCTGGTTAAAATCGCCTATGACAACAGCCTGATATGA
- a CDS encoding 4-phosphopantetheinyl transferase family protein, translating to MPLILHQHIEPEAELGTWRIEEPETWFLARLDLAPAEQLQLAQIKGRRRVEWLAARQLVHQMSGRAQRGAFLKDEYGKPRLEGSSHHISISHSHELAAAIAAPVAAGVDIQYLVPKIGRLAYKFLRDEELASLPEERRIEQLHVYWGAKEALYKAYGRRALDFRAHIHIAPFAYRPQGGACEGRVLKDDFDARFRVNYFSIGEYIMVYAMQLI from the coding sequence CTCCATCAACACATCGAACCCGAAGCCGAACTGGGAACCTGGCGCATCGAAGAGCCCGAAACGTGGTTTCTGGCGCGGCTGGACCTGGCGCCGGCGGAACAGCTGCAGTTGGCGCAGATCAAAGGGCGGCGGCGCGTGGAGTGGCTGGCGGCGCGCCAGTTGGTCCACCAGATGTCCGGCAGGGCGCAGCGCGGCGCCTTTCTGAAGGATGAATACGGCAAACCACGCCTGGAAGGCTCTTCCCATCATATTTCCATTAGCCATTCCCACGAACTGGCGGCGGCCATAGCGGCTCCCGTGGCTGCCGGCGTCGATATTCAGTATCTGGTGCCGAAGATCGGGCGCCTGGCCTACAAGTTCCTGCGCGATGAGGAGCTGGCCAGCCTCCCGGAGGAGCGCCGCATCGAACAACTGCATGTTTACTGGGGCGCCAAGGAGGCCCTCTACAAAGCTTACGGCCGGCGCGCGCTGGATTTTCGCGCCCATATCCACATCGCCCCATTCGCCTACCGGCCGCAGGGCGGCGCCTGTGAGGGACGGGTACTCAAGGACGATTTTGACGCCCGGTTTCGGGTAAATTATTTTAGCATCGGCGAGTATATCATGGTGTATGCCATGCAGTTGATCTGA